In Gigantopelta aegis isolate Gae_Host chromosome 6, Gae_host_genome, whole genome shotgun sequence, the following are encoded in one genomic region:
- the LOC121375210 gene encoding uncharacterized protein LOC121375210 has translation MLNSTGLPLMIASLLPNCSNGFKLNGPIEAANASLPKDVNAYNDNGAVVYIVAVLMFYSTGIVVMIIQYLKTEKKEIEEEISLETFFKKMPDRRREEEEKRVNKVAIRAFHTLTSFSYENDDDFDLESPIMEHPHEEQAMTLLVTDV, from the coding sequence ATGTTAAATAGTACAGGACTTCCTCTCATGATCGCGTCGCTCTTGCCAAACTGCTCCAATGGCTTCAAACTCAACGGTCCGATAGAAGCGGCCAACGCTAGTCTTCCCAAAGACGTCAACGCTTACAACGACAACGGTGCCGTCGTGTACATCGTCGCAGTACTTATGTTCTACTCCACCGGCATCGTCGTCATGATCATACAGTACCTCAAGACGGAGAAGAAGGAGATAGAAGAGGAGATAAGTCTGGAGACGTTCTTCAAAAAGATGCCGGACAGACGGCGCGAGGAGGAGGAGAAACGGGTGAATAAGGTGGCCATCCGGGCATTCCACACTCTGACGTCATTCTCCTACGAGAATGACGACGATTTTGACTTGGAGTCGCCCATCATGGAGCACCCACATGAGGAACAAGCAATGACTCTGCTCGTTACAGACGTATGA